From a single Calothrix sp. NIES-2098 genomic region:
- a CDS encoding aldo/keto reductase family oxidoreductase codes for MELVTQQGRKASILGLAAQPQLDVSSISIAFAAGINYFFFYSLEYENFLNGLKPLLATNREQILVATGSENRDINALRRYLDSVRHRLDVDSVDVFFVEYVFPGDDSKQVQAVLEELRSQQENGLIRYVGVTTHNRPIALDTIERNKCDVLMHRYNMAHRKAEADVLPSSHKTGIPVVAFTCTRWGSLLTKHPNWELQPPTAADCYRYVLSHPAVTLALTAPKTKQQLEENLSVLQTPPLSPEEVAKWQEYGDLVYGTGQDAFDTQWA; via the coding sequence GTGGAACTAGTCACTCAGCAGGGGCGAAAAGCCAGCATTCTCGGTTTAGCAGCACAGCCGCAGCTAGATGTTAGCTCTATTTCAATAGCATTTGCGGCGGGAATTAATTACTTTTTCTTTTACAGCTTGGAGTATGAAAACTTCCTCAATGGACTAAAACCTCTCCTAGCAACAAACCGCGAGCAGATTTTAGTTGCTACTGGAAGCGAAAATCGAGATATCAATGCTTTACGCCGTTACCTTGACTCAGTGCGCCATCGGCTTGATGTTGATAGCGTAGATGTGTTTTTTGTGGAATATGTCTTTCCTGGCGATGATAGCAAACAAGTTCAGGCAGTGCTAGAGGAATTGCGATCGCAGCAAGAAAACGGACTGATACGCTATGTAGGAGTCACTACCCATAACCGACCGATTGCTTTAGACACGATCGAGCGCAACAAGTGTGACGTGTTAATGCATCGTTATAATATGGCACACCGCAAAGCTGAAGCGGATGTTTTACCGAGCTCTCACAAAACTGGTATTCCTGTAGTAGCATTCACGTGTACGCGTTGGGGTTCACTACTTACCAAGCATCCCAATTGGGAACTGCAACCACCCACAGCAGCAGACTGCTATCGTTATGTACTAAGTCATCCGGCGGTAACTCTGGCACTTACTGCCCCAAAAACTAAGCAGCAATTAGAAGAAAACCTCAGCGTTCTACAAACTCCGCCACTCTCTCCTGAAGAAGTAGCGAAGTGGCAAGAATATGGTGACTTAGTTTATGGCACTGGTCAAGATGCCTTTGATACTCAGTGGGCTTAA
- a CDS encoding transglycosylase-associated protein, with protein sequence MNILAWIVLGLIAGAIAKMIYPGHQGGNILGTILLGIIGAFIGGSVYTLLTTGTLAVTSAGFSIGGIIVSIIGAIIALWLYYTFTRRAY encoded by the coding sequence ATGAATATTCTAGCTTGGATCGTTTTAGGACTAATTGCAGGTGCGATCGCAAAAATGATTTATCCCGGACATCAAGGGGGTAACATTTTAGGCACAATACTCCTGGGTATTATTGGTGCGTTCATAGGTGGAAGTGTATACACTTTGTTAACCACGGGAACGTTAGCCGTGACCTCAGCAGGATTTAGTATCGGCGGTATTATAGTCTCAATCATTGGTGCCATTATTGCTTTATGGCTTTACTACACCTTTACCCGCAGAGCCTACTAA
- a CDS encoding acyl-CoA dehydrogenase type 2 domain protein: MVQLLVKEESKYWINVATSLSTELTATAVERDNKAGLPDVEIQRLRETGLLTLVVPKEYGGTGATWVEALKIVQELSKADGSIGQLYGNHLNLTTLAHVSGTPEQKERYYRETAEKNLFWANAINTRDTRLKITPEGEHFRVHGSKSFGTGVAIADFRVFSAIQDGVELPFIFVIPKDRGGIASNQDWDNIGQRRTDSDTFTFYDVVVKKDEILGYPTPPNGAFSTFLGIIAQLTKTYVYLGIAEGALASAKQYTITQTKPWITSGVDSASQDPYILHHYGNLWTELQAAISLADKAATQVQQAWDKEIDLTVEERGEVAISVFAAKAFATRVGLAITTDIFEVMGTRSTGSKYGFDRYWRDLRTFTLHDPVDYKLRDIGNWVLNHELPLVTQYS; encoded by the coding sequence ATGGTGCAACTATTAGTTAAAGAAGAATCCAAATACTGGATTAATGTTGCTACTTCTTTATCTACGGAACTGACAGCCACCGCAGTTGAAAGAGATAACAAAGCAGGCTTGCCAGATGTAGAAATCCAACGACTGAGAGAAACTGGCTTACTAACTTTGGTTGTACCAAAAGAGTATGGTGGGACAGGTGCAACTTGGGTAGAAGCTTTAAAAATAGTTCAAGAACTCTCGAAAGCCGACGGTTCCATTGGACAGTTGTATGGCAACCATCTGAATTTAACTACCTTGGCTCATGTGTCGGGAACACCAGAGCAAAAAGAAAGATATTATCGGGAGACTGCCGAGAAAAATTTATTTTGGGCAAATGCCATCAACACCAGAGATACCAGGTTAAAAATTACCCCGGAGGGCGAACATTTTCGCGTTCATGGGAGCAAAAGTTTTGGTACGGGTGTCGCCATTGCAGATTTCCGCGTTTTCTCTGCCATTCAAGACGGTGTAGAACTACCTTTCATATTCGTAATTCCCAAAGATAGAGGTGGTATCGCTTCTAACCAAGATTGGGACAATATTGGGCAAAGACGCACAGATAGCGATACATTCACTTTTTACGATGTTGTGGTGAAAAAAGATGAAATTTTGGGATATCCTACTCCTCCTAATGGTGCTTTTAGTACATTTTTGGGAATCATCGCCCAACTGACGAAAACATATGTTTATTTGGGAATTGCAGAAGGAGCATTAGCATCTGCCAAACAATACACTATTACTCAAACCAAACCTTGGATTACATCTGGTGTTGATAGTGCTAGTCAAGATCCATATATTTTGCATCACTATGGCAACTTGTGGACAGAATTGCAAGCTGCAATTAGTTTAGCCGATAAAGCTGCTACTCAAGTACAACAAGCATGGGACAAAGAAATCGATCTAACTGTTGAAGAAAGAGGAGAAGTAGCAATTTCTGTTTTTGCAGCCAAGGCTTTTGCTACTCGTGTTGGTTTGGCTATTACCACAGATATTTTTGAAGTTATGGGAACTCGTTCTACAGGGAGTAAATACGGATTTGACCGTTATTGGCGAGATTTACGTACTTTCACTCTCCACGATCCTGTAGATTATAAATTGCGTGATATTGGGAATTGGGTACTTAATCATGAATTACCTTTAGTTACGCAATATTCTTAA
- a CDS encoding ABC-type phosphate/phosphonate transport system periplasmic component-like protein produces MSIYKRLRVVSYLAPNWFGFYQAIATYLSRVLNVEFQLQQSEYDPLEDPLLFQDQIDLAFICGLPLIRYSQIVLNQLQTLVAPVMQSSRYGNQPIYYADVIVNANSNLKKFTDLTGKTFCYNDPGSNSGYNLLCHRLTQETYPENFFGKTLQSGSHQHSIRWVVEGLADCAAIDSVVLEQELKNFPELSQHLRVVEILGPSPMPPLVVAQHLGISLIQQMQLALLQPDTQMLKVMKQFGVRRFATVKLADYYILNKIYSDRSCVNLS; encoded by the coding sequence ATGAGCATATATAAAAGGTTGCGAGTTGTATCTTATCTAGCTCCCAATTGGTTTGGATTTTATCAAGCGATCGCAACTTATTTAAGTCGTGTTTTAAATGTAGAATTTCAATTGCAACAAAGTGAATATGACCCTTTAGAAGACCCTTTATTATTTCAAGACCAGATAGACCTAGCTTTTATTTGTGGATTACCGCTAATACGCTATAGTCAAATAGTCTTAAATCAATTGCAGACATTGGTTGCTCCTGTGATGCAATCATCTCGTTATGGCAACCAACCTATTTACTATGCAGATGTAATTGTTAATGCTAATAGTAATCTCAAAAAGTTTACAGATTTAACAGGAAAAACATTTTGCTATAACGACCCTGGTTCTAATAGTGGTTACAATTTACTCTGCCATAGATTAACTCAAGAAACATATCCAGAAAATTTCTTTGGTAAAACCCTACAATCGGGTTCTCATCAGCATTCAATTCGCTGGGTAGTTGAGGGATTGGCAGATTGTGCAGCGATTGACAGTGTGGTATTAGAACAAGAATTAAAAAATTTTCCCGAATTATCACAACATTTGCGTGTGGTGGAAATATTAGGGCCTTCACCAATGCCACCGTTAGTAGTAGCACAGCATTTGGGTATATCTTTAATTCAGCAAATGCAGTTAGCGTTACTCCAACCAGATACGCAGATGCTAAAAGTGATGAAGCAATTTGGAGTTAGGCGTTTTGCAACCGTAAAATTGGCAGATTATTATATATTGAATAAAATTTACAGCGATCGCTCTTGTGTTAATTTGTCTTGA
- a CDS encoding aliphatic sulfonate monooxygenase: MQLLWFIPTHGEGRYLGTAIGGRVVNFDYWRQIAQAVDHLGFTGALLPTGRSCEDAWILASTLVTHTKQMKFLVAIRPGIMSPGVAARMAATFDRISGGRLLINVVTGGDPVELAGDGLHLSHDDRYKLTDEFLAVWRQIAAGETAEFQGDYLNIQSGKLLFPTVQKPHPPLWFGGSSPIAQEIAAKHVDVYLTWGETPEQVAKKIASVRKLAEAQGRTLRFGIRLHVIVRETESKAWDAANDLIRYVDEDAIAQAQQAYARMDSEGQRRMTTLHNGSREALEISPNLWAGIGLVRGGAGTALVGDPDTVAQRMLEYQELGIDTFIFSGYPHLEEAYRVAELLFPRLPLQNQPAVEPQLLSPFGEVVANQDFPRQPTKEKTIATVD; this comes from the coding sequence ATGCAGCTACTTTGGTTTATTCCGACTCACGGTGAAGGGCGCTATCTTGGTACTGCTATAGGTGGGCGCGTAGTCAACTTTGATTACTGGCGACAGATTGCTCAAGCTGTGGATCATTTGGGTTTTACAGGAGCATTACTACCTACAGGCCGTTCGTGCGAAGATGCTTGGATTTTGGCATCAACTTTGGTGACACACACCAAGCAGATGAAGTTTTTGGTAGCCATACGTCCGGGTATAATGTCACCGGGAGTAGCAGCACGAATGGCAGCTACATTCGATCGCATTTCTGGTGGACGATTGTTAATTAACGTCGTTACTGGGGGCGATCCGGTAGAGTTGGCAGGAGATGGATTGCATCTTTCTCATGACGATCGCTACAAATTAACCGACGAATTTTTAGCAGTGTGGCGACAGATAGCCGCTGGAGAAACTGCCGAATTCCAAGGAGATTATCTGAATATCCAAAGTGGTAAGCTGTTATTTCCTACAGTTCAGAAGCCTCATCCGCCGCTGTGGTTTGGCGGTTCTTCCCCTATCGCGCAAGAAATTGCTGCCAAACACGTAGATGTATATTTAACTTGGGGCGAAACACCAGAACAAGTTGCCAAAAAGATTGCCTCTGTACGTAAATTAGCAGAAGCCCAAGGTAGAACGTTACGTTTTGGGATTCGCCTGCACGTAATTGTCCGAGAGACTGAAAGTAAAGCATGGGATGCTGCCAACGATTTGATCCGCTATGTCGATGAAGATGCGATCGCTCAAGCCCAACAAGCCTACGCACGCATGGATTCCGAAGGACAACGCCGGATGACAACACTACACAACGGTAGTCGAGAAGCTTTAGAAATTAGCCCGAATTTATGGGCAGGAATTGGCTTAGTGCGTGGTGGTGCGGGGACTGCCTTAGTAGGCGATCCTGATACCGTAGCTCAAAGAATGCTGGAATATCAAGAATTAGGTATCGACACTTTTATCTTCTCTGGTTATCCCCACCTAGAAGAGGCCTATCGAGTGGCAGAATTACTCTTCCCTCGTTTACCGCTACAAAATCAACCAGCAGTGGAACCACAACTACTGAGTCCCTTTGGTGAAGTTGTAGCTAATCAAGACTTCCCCAGACAACCAACCAAAGAAAAGACGATCGCTACTGTAGATTAA
- a CDS encoding NADPH-dependent FMN reductase, whose amino-acid sequence MTNILAIAGSPTHPSRTYALVEYAVQNLSRQGLNTNIISVRDIPAEDLAYGRYNSASLEQPKALLEKASGVIIATPIYKAAYTGVLKAFLDLLPQKALAGKVVLPLAVGGTIAHLLSIEYALKPVLSELGARHILGTVYAVDKQIQIQPDGSVQLDEEIDQRLQDSLKEFALAVNHSQNLAKELTHAG is encoded by the coding sequence ATGACAAATATATTAGCGATCGCCGGCAGTCCCACTCATCCTTCTAGAACCTACGCCCTTGTAGAATACGCTGTTCAAAATCTGTCACGGCAAGGATTAAATACAAATATTATCTCAGTCCGAGATATACCTGCTGAAGACTTAGCTTATGGACGTTACAATAGTGCCTCATTAGAACAACCAAAAGCACTGCTAGAAAAAGCAAGCGGTGTAATTATTGCCACTCCAATTTATAAAGCAGCTTACACAGGTGTACTTAAAGCATTTTTAGATTTATTACCCCAAAAAGCTTTAGCAGGAAAAGTTGTGCTACCTCTAGCAGTAGGTGGTACGATTGCTCATTTATTATCAATAGAGTATGCCTTAAAACCTGTATTATCCGAACTAGGCGCACGTCATATATTGGGTACAGTTTACGCAGTCGATAAGCAAATTCAAATTCAGCCTGATGGTAGCGTGCAACTTGATGAAGAAATAGACCAAAGGTTGCAAGATAGCCTCAAAGAGTTTGCTTTAGCAGTGAATCATTCTCAGAATTTGGCTAAAGAATTGACCCATGCTGGTTAG
- a CDS encoding sulfate ABC transporter ATPase, with the protein MGILIENVSKHYGSFYAVDNVNLDIKTDSLVALLGPSGSGKSTLLRIIAGLETPDSGQIWLVGENATHRSVQERNIGFVFQHYALFKHLTVRENIAFSMDLRKHPKHRIRQRVDELLELVQMQGFGDRYPSQLSGGQRQRVALARSLAVQPRILLLDEPFGALDAKVRKDLRMWLRNLHSEVHVTTVFVTHDQEEAMEVADEIVVMNKGRVEQVGKPEEIYDNPATPFVMSFIGPVNVLSSHVDIIPHKTTLSPDEKVFLRPHDILIGKNAEENSTVAIVERISHLGWEIRVELGLRSGEILNAHLSREQFYQLQLEKGQRVHIKPKQTKVFATANS; encoded by the coding sequence ATGGGGATCTTAATAGAAAACGTTTCCAAGCACTACGGAAGCTTTTATGCTGTTGATAATGTGAATTTAGATATAAAGACAGATTCTCTGGTGGCTTTATTAGGCCCTTCCGGTTCCGGAAAATCCACATTACTACGCATAATTGCTGGTTTAGAAACTCCCGATAGCGGTCAAATTTGGTTAGTGGGCGAAAATGCTACACACCGTAGCGTACAAGAACGCAATATTGGATTTGTTTTTCAGCATTACGCGCTGTTTAAACATCTAACAGTACGTGAGAATATTGCCTTCTCGATGGATTTGCGTAAACATCCTAAACACCGCATCCGCCAAAGGGTTGATGAACTGTTGGAATTGGTACAGATGCAGGGATTTGGCGATCGCTATCCTTCTCAGCTATCTGGTGGACAAAGACAAAGGGTTGCATTAGCACGCTCCTTAGCTGTGCAGCCCCGAATCCTATTGTTAGATGAGCCTTTTGGGGCACTAGATGCTAAAGTCCGTAAGGATTTGCGGATGTGGTTACGCAATCTGCATTCAGAGGTTCATGTTACGACTGTCTTTGTCACCCACGACCAAGAAGAAGCAATGGAAGTGGCTGACGAAATTGTGGTGATGAATAAAGGAAGGGTCGAACAAGTCGGTAAACCAGAGGAGATTTACGATAACCCAGCGACACCATTTGTGATGAGTTTTATTGGCCCTGTAAATGTTCTATCCAGCCATGTCGATATCATTCCTCACAAAACTACATTGTCTCCTGATGAAAAAGTGTTTTTGCGTCCCCACGATATCTTGATTGGAAAGAATGCTGAGGAAAATAGTACTGTTGCGATCGTTGAGAGGATTTCTCACCTCGGTTGGGAAATTCGTGTGGAGTTAGGATTGCGGTCTGGTGAAATACTCAATGCTCATCTTAGCCGAGAACAGTTCTATCAACTTCAGCTAGAAAAAGGTCAACGCGTTCACATCAAACCAAAACAAACAAAGGTGTTTGCTACTGCTAATAGCTGA
- a CDS encoding serine O-acetyltransferase, with the protein MLLTDLRTISERDPAARNWLEILFCYPGVQALMFHRLTHWLYKIGIPFVPRFISTISRFLTGIEIHPGAKIGKGVFIDHGMGVVIGETAIVGDYALIYQGVTLGGTGKETGKRHPTLGENVVVGAGAKVLGNIQIGNNVRIGAGSVVLRDVPSNTTVVGIPGRLIRAENTGVLEHGKIRDVEAEAIRALFERVKNLEQQVEKLDVNNVYLSNNLENKEHLDEAIAESDLVIEEFLDGAGI; encoded by the coding sequence ATGCTGCTAACTGACTTACGCACAATTTCTGAACGCGATCCCGCAGCCCGCAATTGGCTAGAGATTCTATTTTGTTATCCTGGCGTTCAAGCCTTGATGTTTCATCGCCTTACCCATTGGTTGTACAAAATTGGGATTCCCTTTGTGCCAAGATTTATTTCTACTATCAGTCGGTTTTTGACAGGAATTGAAATTCACCCAGGTGCAAAAATTGGTAAAGGCGTATTTATCGACCACGGTATGGGTGTAGTCATTGGCGAAACTGCGATCGTGGGCGATTATGCATTAATTTATCAAGGTGTCACCCTTGGCGGTACGGGAAAAGAAACTGGTAAACGCCATCCTACCTTGGGTGAAAATGTCGTTGTCGGAGCAGGTGCAAAAGTATTAGGTAACATTCAAATTGGTAATAATGTTCGTATTGGTGCAGGTTCAGTAGTTTTGCGCGATGTCCCTAGTAACACGACTGTGGTAGGAATTCCTGGGCGCTTGATTCGTGCAGAAAATACTGGTGTTTTGGAGCATGGAAAAATCCGAGATGTAGAAGCAGAGGCGATTCGCGCCCTCTTTGAACGTGTGAAAAATTTAGAACAGCAGGTAGAAAAGTTAGATGTCAATAACGTTTATCTATCCAACAACCTAGAGAACAAAGAACACCTTGACGAGGCTATAGCTGAGAGTGACTTAGTGATTGAAGAGTTTTTGGATGGCGCAGGAATTTAG
- a CDS encoding BadM/Rrf2 family transcriptional regulator, with protein sequence MTESLNKQNYTLLDLSAKVEYALLALLELANHYAQKTPTTMSDISAKHPIPERYLEQILSNLRRAGVVQSQRGSRGGFILVREPRQLTLLEVVIMLDGEQKEKESSSQENLEKTLVTGIWRQADLAAQAILSQYTIQDLCDQREARLQKGQMYYI encoded by the coding sequence ATGACAGAGAGCTTAAATAAACAAAACTATACCCTCTTAGATCTATCTGCGAAGGTCGAATATGCTCTATTGGCGCTTCTAGAACTAGCCAACCATTATGCTCAGAAAACGCCCACAACTATGAGCGATATTTCCGCCAAGCATCCCATACCAGAGCGTTATCTAGAGCAGATTCTTTCCAATCTGCGACGGGCGGGTGTGGTGCAGAGTCAGCGTGGTTCGAGGGGGGGCTTTATTTTGGTACGCGAACCTCGACAACTGACGTTGTTAGAGGTGGTTATTATGTTGGATGGAGAGCAAAAAGAAAAAGAATCTTCTTCTCAAGAAAATCTCGAAAAAACCTTGGTGACGGGGATTTGGCGACAAGCAGATTTAGCTGCACAAGCTATTTTGAGCCAATATACTATCCAAGACTTGTGTGACCAGCGAGAGGCACGTTTACAGAAAGGTCAGATGTATTACATTTAG
- a CDS encoding cysteine synthase, with product MKIANDITEIVGRTPLVRLNRIPEAEGALAQILVKLESLNPSASVKDRIGVSMVENAEEAGLIHPGKTTLVEPTSGNTGIALAMVAAAKGYHLILTMPDTMSTERQAMLRAYGAQLELTPGLEGMRGAIARAEQIVTELPNAYMLQQFRNPANPKIHRETTAEEIWSDTDGEVDILVAGVGTGGTLTGVAEVIKQRKPSFQTIAVEPSNSPVLSGGKSGAHKIQGIGAGFIPAICRLELFDEVIGVSDEDAIAYSRRLAREEGLLSGISTGAALYAAIQVAKRPENSGKLIVMVQPSFGERYLSTTLFKDLSDVEISAFN from the coding sequence ATGAAAATTGCCAACGATATTACAGAGATAGTCGGACGTACACCATTGGTTCGGCTAAATAGGATTCCTGAAGCGGAGGGAGCTTTAGCACAGATTTTGGTGAAGTTAGAAAGCTTGAATCCATCTGCATCTGTCAAGGACAGAATTGGTGTGAGTATGGTGGAAAATGCAGAAGAGGCGGGTTTAATTCATCCAGGTAAGACAACGTTAGTAGAACCAACCTCTGGGAATACGGGTATCGCTTTAGCAATGGTGGCTGCTGCTAAAGGCTATCATCTGATTCTGACCATGCCAGATACGATGAGTACAGAAAGACAGGCGATGTTGCGAGCTTATGGCGCACAGTTGGAATTAACCCCTGGTTTAGAAGGAATGCGGGGAGCGATCGCTAGAGCCGAGCAAATTGTGACAGAATTACCCAATGCCTATATGTTGCAACAGTTCCGTAACCCAGCTAATCCTAAAATTCATCGCGAAACCACTGCTGAAGAAATTTGGTCAGATACCGATGGAGAGGTAGATATTTTAGTAGCGGGAGTCGGTACTGGCGGAACATTAACTGGTGTAGCTGAGGTAATTAAACAACGTAAACCCAGTTTTCAAACTATTGCAGTAGAACCGAGTAATAGTCCGGTGCTTTCGGGAGGGAAATCGGGAGCGCATAAAATTCAGGGAATTGGAGCCGGATTTATCCCAGCTATTTGCCGTTTGGAACTCTTTGATGAAGTGATTGGTGTATCGGATGAAGATGCGATCGCTTATAGTCGTAGGTTAGCAAGAGAAGAAGGTTTATTGTCTGGTATCTCTACAGGTGCAGCTTTGTATGCAGCTATTCAAGTCGCAAAGCGTCCAGAAAATAGCGGTAAGTTAATAGTTATGGTTCAACCTAGTTTTGGCGAACGTTACTTGAGTACCACGCTGTTCAAAGATTTATCAGATGTGGAAATATCTGCATTTAATTAG
- a CDS encoding helix-turn-helix domain-containing protein, which yields MANKAERLAQLIKGLRGTTSQRRFSQQLGVSKSCVNFWESGLAFPDTGNLEKLAALKGWTLAELQTYLVKGELPSDDTLQQIITKLRSLPTEAVAQVASAAVETLASRSQSVQAVIK from the coding sequence ATGGCAAACAAGGCAGAAAGATTAGCACAATTGATTAAAGGGCTACGAGGTACTACATCACAACGCCGTTTCTCTCAACAGTTGGGTGTGAGTAAGTCTTGTGTGAATTTCTGGGAATCTGGTTTGGCTTTCCCTGATACAGGAAATCTTGAAAAGCTGGCAGCATTAAAAGGATGGACGCTGGCGGAACTGCAAACCTACCTGGTAAAAGGTGAGTTGCCGTCTGATGACACATTACAGCAGATTATCACTAAATTGCGATCGCTCCCTACAGAAGCTGTGGCTCAAGTAGCATCTGCGGCAGTAGAAACATTAGCCAGCAGAAGCCAGTCGGTGCAGGCAGTGATTAAGTAA
- a CDS encoding resolvase domain-containing protein, with protein MRVGYVRVSKFEQSDALTQQTARIEKAGCSLIFSDIESGRSDSRKNFNKMLAMCREGQIKEIVITRIDRLARSVMTIAKTIALLEKLNIKLVILDAPVEDASSPFGWFSLNQMAGLAEFESRLLQSRVNHGLEHFREQNKAYQPPFGFARVDGKYVPDLTINEPSGKTNWAIAHEIIQYFLSKKTSLRNTIQHFIKEFNIQFSPPGLRSWLLNPVLRGHTRYNVKFNRVNPEKWDIRENTHQPLISKEVYQQIETRLRENQRLWGRNFESATQTDIGGRLLSGQIICGSCGGKCYVHDVKRSMGLRCKRRRVYGETACSNRTAVSLLKVVDAVDAALTTRAIEIRDYVVSSQPSNEDTPEIIELKSRLEVLRKLPRDSIIEEAIDRTVVKIQQLQQQNIQFAFVGASLQKELIDTFGDDEFLEVMPDETKKGLYKKFVKEVKVLNGNVIAVLLVEILR; from the coding sequence ATGCGGGTCGGTTACGTTAGAGTATCGAAATTTGAACAGAGCGATGCGCTGACTCAGCAAACCGCCAGAATTGAAAAAGCTGGCTGTAGCTTGATTTTTTCTGACATCGAATCTGGGCGAAGCGACAGCCGGAAAAACTTCAACAAAATGCTCGCGATGTGCCGCGAAGGACAAATAAAAGAAATCGTTATCACTCGAATCGATAGACTGGCTAGGTCTGTGATGACCATCGCTAAAACAATAGCACTACTCGAAAAGTTGAATATCAAACTTGTCATCTTAGATGCCCCCGTAGAAGACGCGTCAAGCCCATTTGGGTGGTTTTCCCTAAATCAAATGGCAGGACTAGCCGAGTTTGAATCTCGGTTGTTACAGAGCAGAGTAAACCACGGATTAGAGCATTTTCGCGAACAAAACAAAGCTTATCAGCCACCGTTCGGGTTCGCTAGAGTTGACGGGAAATATGTTCCCGATCTGACTATAAATGAGCCCAGTGGAAAAACTAATTGGGCAATAGCACACGAAATTATTCAATATTTTTTATCTAAAAAAACTTCGCTGCGAAATACTATTCAACACTTTATAAAAGAATTCAATATTCAGTTTTCCCCTCCAGGGCTACGCTCTTGGTTGTTGAACCCAGTGCTGCGAGGTCACACTAGATATAACGTAAAATTTAATCGCGTTAACCCCGAAAAATGGGATATTCGAGAAAATACCCATCAGCCTTTGATCTCAAAAGAAGTTTACCAACAGATTGAAACTCGGCTTAGAGAAAATCAACGCCTGTGGGGTAGGAACTTTGAGAGTGCCACACAAACAGATATTGGCGGGCGTTTATTGTCTGGGCAAATTATCTGCGGTTCCTGCGGAGGGAAATGTTATGTCCATGATGTTAAGAGATCGATGGGATTGCGATGCAAACGTCGCAGGGTTTACGGCGAAACTGCTTGTAGCAATAGAACCGCAGTTTCACTCTTGAAGGTTGTCGATGCCGTTGACGCTGCCCTAACAACAAGAGCGATCGAGATCAGGGACTATGTTGTCAGCAGCCAGCCATCGAACGAAGATACCCCGGAAATTATCGAGCTTAAATCCCGTCTTGAGGTACTGCGAAAACTTCCCAGAGATTCGATCATTGAAGAAGCAATCGACCGAACAGTAGTCAAGATTCAGCAACTTCAGCAACAAAACATTCAATTCGCTTTTGTTGGGGCAAGTTTGCAAAAAGAATTAATAGACACCTTCGGTGATGATGAGTTCCTTGAGGTCATGCCAGATGAAACCAAGAAGGGTTTGTACAAAAAATTTGTAAAGGAAGTAAAAGTTCTAAACGGCAATGTCATCGCCGTGTTGTTGGTTGAGATACTGCGGTAG
- the coxA gene encoding cytochrome c oxidase subunit I has protein sequence MTNIPIEGLSLPSGKPHHESPGDWKRYFSFSTDHKVIGIQYLVTSFIFFLVGGIFAMVIRGELITPESDLIDRTVYNGMFTMHGTVMLFLWTFPSLDELTSDILC, from the coding sequence ATGACAAATATTCCTATTGAAGGCCTCAGTCTCCCTAGTGGGAAGCCTCACCACGAATCCCCAGGTGACTGGAAGCGATACTTTAGCTTTAGCACTGACCACAAAGTTATTGGTATCCAGTACCTCGTTACCTCATTCATCTTCTTTCTTGTTGGCGGTATCTTTGCAATGGTAATTCGGGGCGAACTCATCACCCCCGAATCAGACCTCATCGACCGCACCGTCTATAACGGTATGTTCACCATGCACGGCACTGTGATGCTGTTTTTATGGACATTCCCCTCTCTAGATGAACTAACGTCGGACATTTTATGCTAA